Below is a genomic region from Enterobacter hormaechei subsp. xiangfangensis.
AGCACCTGCGAGTAAAAGGGGTTATCAAAGTAAGAAATGACGACACCGATAATGCGCGAACGAGCCGTGTTGAGCGAACGGGCGATCGCATTCGGGCGATAACCCAGCTCGCGCGCTGCCTTCAGCACTTTTTCACGCGTTGCCGGCGAAATGCTGGCCCCCGGCGTGAACGTTCGCGACACCGCAGATTGCGATACCCCCGCCAGCTGAGCGACCTGTTGGGATGTGACTGCTGCAAAAGTCTTACGTTTCATTACCCCTGATTCCTTATCAACGTCCTGCCCATTTGCGCGTGCTTCAAACGCCTCAGCAAGTGGGTGTTTTTTATACTTACACCACCTTTGCATGCGTATGCAACACAAAAAATTAAAATTCTCACAACAAGATCGAGATCACTTTACAAACATGAAACCTTTTCGTAACTTCAAATCTTGAATACGTATGCAAAGAGTTTTCATACCGTCAATGGTACCGGAGAGAACAGGAGTCGCCCAAAGGATTGAACCGGTAAACGTCGTCCCTGACTGGTTATAACCCATTAATTCTCAAGAGGTTCAAAACCATGTTTCAAGCACTGTTACGCCGTCGGGAAGCCCGGCTCTTTTTTATCATCAGCATCCTGTTCTTTATCTGCATCCATAGCATTGATGCATTCCTGGCCCCCATGATGATCAACCAGGGCATTGAGCCACAGATCATGGGCATCATTATGGGCGCGTCTGGTCTGGCAACCCTTCTGATACGCTTCCCGTTAGGCATTATTTCCGACGTGGTTAAAAGCCGCAGGATCTTCATCCAGATTGGCCTGCTGCTGCCAATTATCGCCTGGCCGATTGCCTGGCTTGAACCCAATGCCATTACGCTGTATCTGGCGAAAGCGGCAGACGGCGTCACGGCGGCGACCTGGGTGCTGTACAACATCCTGTTCATGCGTTACTTCGGTCGCAACGAAGCCCCTGCCGCCGTCGCGCTGCTGGCGCTTGCAGGGCCCATCGGCGTGTTTCTCGGCAACTGTATTGGCGCGGTGCTGATTCACTATTTCGCCAATAACATCGCCTTTTTTGTCTCCTGCATCTCCGCCCTGGTGGCGTTGATCCTGACGACCCGCATTCAGGACGTGCACGACCCGGTTCAGGCCCCCACGCTTAAAGCCTGCATTACCGGCGCGCGCCAGCAGCTGGCCGACCGTTCCGTCTGGCTGATTGGCATTCTGGCGACCGTCGTCATTCTGGTGCCCTTCGCCACCCGCGACACGCTGACGCCGGTCTATGCCGAGCAGCTTGGCGCCCGGGCGGGGATCCTCGCGCTGCTGGGTAACATTCACCTTCTTTTTTACGGGCTGGCCATCGCCCTGTGCAGCTCGGTGTTTTATCAGCGACTTGGGCTGGTAAAAACCGCCGTGCTCGGCATCGTTTTACAGGTGATATCCACTTTCGGCATTCCCTTCACCAGCAATATCTATGTTATTTACCTGTGGCAGGCGCTGGCGGGGTTCTCGTTCGGTATGGCCTTTGCGGCATTCATGTCGCTCAGCGTAGTGAATACCTCGTCTGATGAACAATCCACGCGAATGGGGCTATTCCAGACCATTTATTCCTGCGGCATGTTTGTCGGGCCGGTAATGATGGGCGTAATGATGCAACATATTAACCTGTCGTCCGGTTATATATTGATTGCCGCCCTTTCCGTTGTGGCCGCTATTGCCACGCCGCTGTCCGCTCGATGGGTATATGCCCGTAAAACGCAAACCTCAGCCCAATTATTAAAAAACGGTGCGTACGCTGCCGCGCCGGATCAATAACCCTTTCTGAAGTAAATACCCTTTCCCGGCTCGCCGGGAGGACAACTGACATCTGAAAAAGGTAAGGAGAAGCGAGTGTCCTGGAAATTAAAAACCGGTAAATCTACCGAAGAGCGCCAGCAAGCCAACCAGCAAATAAGAGAAACGGTTGAACAAATACTTGCGGATATTGAAAAACGCGGAAATAAAGCCATTCGCGAATTATCCATTAAATTCGATCGTTATGACCGTCAGGATTATCGTCTGACGTCCGCGGAGATTGACCGCTGCATAAAACAGTTAAGCCGTCAGGATATTCAGGATATTGAATTCGCCCAACAGCAGGTCGCGAATTTTGCCCGCGCGCAGAAAGAATGTCTGCGGGACCTGGAAATTGAAACGCGTCCCGGCGTTATTCTCGGGCATAAAAATATTCCGATTAACGCCGTGGGATGTTACGTGCCTGGCGGAAAATATCCCCTGCTCGCCTCCGCGCACATGTCGATCATCACCGCCAGCGTGGCGGGATGCTCAAGAATTATCAGCTGTGCCCCGCCGTTTAACGGTCAGCCCGCCCCGGCGATCGTCGCGGCGCAAAAAATGGCTGGCGCAACGGAAATCTATGCCCTTGGTGGCATTCAGGCGATAGGCGCCATGGCGCTGGGCACGGACTCGCTGGCACCGGTCGACATGCTGGTCGGCCCCGGTAACGCCTTCGTCGCGGAGGCCAAACGACAGCTGTTCGGCCGGGTAGGTATCGATCTGTTTGCCGGTCCGACGGAAACGCTGGTGATTGCCGATGACACCGTTGACGCGGAAATGTGCGCCACGGATCTGCTGGGCCAGGCCGAACACGGCGTCACCACCCCTGCCATCCTGCTGACGAACTCGCTCCAGCTTGCCAAAGAGACGCTCAGCGAAGTGGAACGGCTGCTGGAAAAGCTCCCTACCGCCGACATTGCCCGCCAGTCGTGGCAGGACTACGGGGAAATCATCGTCTGCGACAGCTACGATGAGATGCTGCTGGAGGCAGATCGTATCGCTTCCGAACATGTTCAGGTGATGACCAACCGGGACGACTGGTTCCTGGCTAACCTGACCAATTACGGCGCGCTGTTCCTTGGACCACGTACTAACGTGGCCTACGGCGATAAGGTGATCGGCACCAACCACACCCTGCCCACGCAGAAAGCCGCACGTTATACCGGCGGCCTGTGGGTGGGCAAGTTCATGAAAACCTGCACCTTCCAGAAAGTCCTCAGCGACGAAGCCACCGCCGAAATCGGCAGCTATTGTTCGCGTCTGTCGCTCCTGGAGGGGTTCGCCGGACATGCCGAGCAGGCCAATATTCGCGTGCGCCGTTATGGCCAGACGGAAGTTCCCTACGCCACACCGGCCCCGGTCAGGGAAAAGGTGTAAGCCATGACGCTTTTGCAAACGCCC
It encodes:
- a CDS encoding MFS transporter — encoded protein: MFQALLRRREARLFFIISILFFICIHSIDAFLAPMMINQGIEPQIMGIIMGASGLATLLIRFPLGIISDVVKSRRIFIQIGLLLPIIAWPIAWLEPNAITLYLAKAADGVTAATWVLYNILFMRYFGRNEAPAAVALLALAGPIGVFLGNCIGAVLIHYFANNIAFFVSCISALVALILTTRIQDVHDPVQAPTLKACITGARQQLADRSVWLIGILATVVILVPFATRDTLTPVYAEQLGARAGILALLGNIHLLFYGLAIALCSSVFYQRLGLVKTAVLGIVLQVISTFGIPFTSNIYVIYLWQALAGFSFGMAFAAFMSLSVVNTSSDEQSTRMGLFQTIYSCGMFVGPVMMGVMMQHINLSSGYILIAALSVVAAIATPLSARWVYARKTQTSAQLLKNGAYAAAPDQ
- the hisD gene encoding histidinol dehydrogenase, with protein sequence MSWKLKTGKSTEERQQANQQIRETVEQILADIEKRGNKAIRELSIKFDRYDRQDYRLTSAEIDRCIKQLSRQDIQDIEFAQQQVANFARAQKECLRDLEIETRPGVILGHKNIPINAVGCYVPGGKYPLLASAHMSIITASVAGCSRIISCAPPFNGQPAPAIVAAQKMAGATEIYALGGIQAIGAMALGTDSLAPVDMLVGPGNAFVAEAKRQLFGRVGIDLFAGPTETLVIADDTVDAEMCATDLLGQAEHGVTTPAILLTNSLQLAKETLSEVERLLEKLPTADIARQSWQDYGEIIVCDSYDEMLLEADRIASEHVQVMTNRDDWFLANLTNYGALFLGPRTNVAYGDKVIGTNHTLPTQKAARYTGGLWVGKFMKTCTFQKVLSDEATAEIGSYCSRLSLLEGFAGHAEQANIRVRRYGQTEVPYATPAPVREKV